The Amyelois transitella isolate CPQ chromosome Z, ilAmyTran1.1, whole genome shotgun sequence genome contains a region encoding:
- the LOC106130582 gene encoding autophagy-related protein 9A, producing the protein MAYRSLRNELTPPLANLAESSTAAPTMITLDHEHEDATNVIIHKVPKNKGGWTHIDDLDSFFTRMYRYYIRGGFCPMLMSDLFSLLQFIFIVWFSTFLVHCIDYPLLFRNVPLEDPTAKLTFHDVIYPTSTCVKSISWQWWCLIVLCGVIWLMRLTVSLYNLIHSYDTKLFYNNALKIKESDLAWINWSTIQDKVREAQLEHHMCVHKQEINELDIYHRILRFDNYMVAMVNKNLLPLQIAVPFVGDFHYLSRGLKWNLEFLLFTSPWSPWENCWQLRECYKDHSKRMMLARQLEKQILMMALINLLLAPLIQAWQILYFFFNYAELIKRSPGSLGLRTWSVYARVTLRHFNELEHELRDRLNRAHKPATKYLASFTSPITTVIAKNVLFVSASVLGVLVMLSVYDEDVLTVEHALTVITLLGCVAAGARALIGEEDRLAGSTGPARGEELFVQVLGHVHYLPAAWRGRAHTKNVAELFQQLFQFRAAYILFELLSPILCPWVLLKLRARALDIVDFYRNFTVSVVGIGDVCSFAQLDIRRHGHPDWQAPGKFGKPKAANTQYNQGEGGKTELSLVAFSCRHPGWQPAEPAQRQFLRSLRQSMHHALPNNNALNKTMLGSYIQQSIFGANTPLPAVLSYYQQRPAYRLQDMDETSDEEDMEPGTAGRPGSGLGGVGSGLGGVGSGLGGVGSGLGGVGSGLGGVGSGLGVAGSSLAGVGSELGTSVYGLDPRTGDGEDRRDMSVSTLHLYDLHLSQAGQNVSACCTNNCSERGRQERWGSGEDTPLLHRP; encoded by the exons GTGGATGGACGCACATAGACGATTTAGACTCATTTTTTACGAGAATGTACAGATATTATATACGTGGAGGGTTCTGCCCTATGTTGATGTCTGATCTGTTTTCATTACTGCAGTTCATATTCATTGTGTGGTTCTCAACGTTTCTGGTGCACTGTATAGATTACCCGCTGTTGTTTAGAAATGTACCGTTGGAGGATCCTACAGCGAAGTTAACTTTTCATGATGTGATATACCCAACTTCCACGTGCGTGAAGAGTATATCATGGCAGTG GTGGTGCCTTATTGTGTTGTGCGGAGTTATATGGTTGATGAGGTTAACTGTAtcattgtataatttaatacattcgtacgatacaaaattattttataacaatgcGCTGAAAATTAAAgag AGTGATTTAGCATGGATAAATTGGTCGACTATACAGGATAAAGTAAGGGAAGCGCAACTGGAGCATCACATGTGTGTCCATAAACAAGAAATCAACGAATTAGACATTTATCATAGAATACTCAG GTTCGATAATTACATGGTAGCGATGGTGAACAAGAACCTGCTACCTTTACAAATAGCTGTGCCTTTCGTCGGTGACTTCCACTACCTGTCCAGGGGGTTGAAGTggaatttagaatttttattattta CAAGCCCATGGAGTCCGTGGGAGAACTGCTGGCAACTCCGCGAATGTTACAAGGACCACTCCAAACGGATGATGCTAGCCCGCCAACTGGAGAAGCAGATTCTGATGATGGCCCTCATCAATCTGCTTCTAGCGCCGCTCATACAGGCCTGGCAGATATTGTACTTCTTCTTCAATTACGCTGAG CTAATAAAACGGTCCCCCGGCTCCCTAGGGCTTCGCACTTGGTCGGTGTACGCCCGTGTGACACTCCGACATTTCAACGAGCTGGAGCACGAGTTGAGAGACCGTCTGAACAGGGCTCACAAACCGGCCACCAAGTATTTGGCCAGCTTCACGTCACCCATCACCACTGTTATAGCCAA GAACGTCTTGTTCGTGTCGGCGAGCGTTCTCGGCGTCCTGGTAATGTTGTCGGTGTACGATGAGGACGTGTTGACTGTGGAGCACGCGTTGACCGTCATCACGCTATTGGGCTGTGTGGCGGCTGGCGCTAG GGCATTGATAGGGGAAGAGGATCGCTTGGCGGGCAGCACAGGGCCGGCCAGGGGCGAAGAGTTGTTCGTGCAAGTGTTGGGCCACGTCCACTACTTACCAGCGGCGTGGCGAGGCAGGGCccatacaaaaaatgtggCGGAATTGTTCCAACAACTCTTCCAGTTTAGAGCG GCCTATATACTATTTGAGTTGCTCAGCCCTATTCTATGTCCGTGGGTGCTGTTGAAGTTGCGTGCGCGTGCGCTGGATATAGTCGACTTCTACAGGAACTTCACCGTCAGCGTGGTCGGTATTGGCGATGTATGCTCGTTTGCGCAG CTGGACATCCGCCGCCACGGGCACCCCGACTGGCAAGCGCCGGGCAAGTTCGGCAAACCTAAAGCGGCGAACACACAGTACAACCAGGGGGAGGGTGGGAAGACGGAACTGTCCCTGGTCGCGTTCTCGTGCAGACACCCGGGGTGGCAGCCCGCCGAGCCCGCCCAGAGACAGTTCCTCAGGTCGCTGAGGCAGAGCATGCACCACGCTTTACCAAACAACAACGCTCTG aacaAAACAATGTTGGGGTCTTATATCCAGCAGAGTATATTCGGCGCGAACACGCCTTTACCGGCGGTGTTGTCATATTATCAACAAAGGCCAGCATACAGACTCCAA GATATGGACGAAACAAGCGACGAAGAAGACATGGAACCCGGTACAGCCGGTCGGCCGGGGTCCGGTCTGGGCGGCGTGGGGTCCGGTCTGGGCGGCGTGGGGTCCGGTCTGGGCGGTGTGGGGTCCGGTCTGGGCGGCGTGGGGTCCGGTCTGGGCGGTGTGGGGTCCGGTCTGGGCGTAGCGGGGTCGAGTCTCGCCGGCGTGGGGTCCGAATTGGGCACCAGCGTGTATGGACTGGACCCGAGAACGGGAGACGGCGAAGACAGGAGAGACATGTCCGTTAGCACGCTACATTTGTACGATTTACATCTGTCACAG GCCGGACAAAACGTGTCAGCATGTTGCACGAACAACTGCAGCGAGCGCGGCCGCCAAGAGAGATGGGGTAGCGGCGAGGACACGCCTTTGTTACACCGCCCATAA